The following proteins are co-located in the Xanthocytophaga agilis genome:
- a CDS encoding XAC2610-related protein has translation MKRYIIPYLILLFWTSVLLTAQVPKAGIYEIKPSYPFPYPIPQYSGESYHTNKRAEPYLDEKLQITYAMVSVDTSAKTIKFLFLAKNPEPYNGTVYGYTPKLEAHAGQYQTAMDTTVWGGDLNSGYDFRSIQMYAGYYFRIYPDQFFLAGTPKVLTDSLHMDKTVFPVITTRYQTVIYPISPFYLGNARPYIDIQKINVDSISLYQNPDVASRKMNSIYGGEYVAVLQEATNWYEVEQVSVNARITHGWLSKEELQSGSWIKQQQHTDEYAFDVAWSDTTEGDLESAVAQAIRIKSVETGATLQVIDRLGATPTNPVNNCIQVQDCNFDGYPDIHIMMFLPAGPNIPHNIYLYNPKTKLFEFDLALSEITSPEFDTKTKTIHSSWRGSCCDHGRDTYQYINGKLILVARYQEDCTHTKEDGTEYCYIIDGKLIKGKWIEKKKKKLLSEVYTEEKK, from the coding sequence TTGAAAAGATACATAATACCATATCTTATTCTGTTATTCTGGACTTCTGTTCTACTGACAGCACAGGTTCCAAAAGCAGGAATCTATGAGATAAAGCCTTCCTATCCATTTCCTTATCCGATTCCCCAGTATAGTGGTGAGAGTTATCATACGAACAAAAGAGCTGAACCTTATCTGGATGAAAAACTACAGATAACGTATGCAATGGTCTCGGTTGATACTTCTGCTAAAACTATAAAGTTTCTGTTCCTTGCCAAAAATCCAGAGCCTTATAATGGAACTGTATATGGATATACTCCCAAACTTGAAGCGCATGCAGGACAATATCAAACTGCAATGGACACAACTGTTTGGGGAGGTGATCTAAACAGTGGATATGATTTTCGGAGTATTCAGATGTATGCTGGCTATTACTTTCGGATCTATCCTGACCAGTTTTTTCTGGCTGGTACACCCAAAGTACTGACAGATAGTTTACATATGGATAAAACTGTTTTTCCGGTTATTACTACCCGTTATCAAACAGTAATTTATCCTATAAGCCCTTTTTATTTAGGAAATGCCAGACCTTATATTGATATCCAAAAAATCAATGTGGACAGTATCTCTCTCTATCAGAATCCAGATGTTGCTAGTCGAAAAATGAACTCGATATATGGAGGAGAATATGTAGCAGTATTGCAGGAAGCAACTAACTGGTATGAGGTTGAGCAGGTTTCTGTAAATGCTAGGATTACACATGGATGGCTTTCGAAAGAAGAATTGCAATCAGGTAGTTGGATTAAACAACAACAGCATACAGATGAGTATGCATTTGATGTTGCCTGGAGTGATACAACTGAAGGCGATTTAGAATCTGCCGTAGCACAAGCTATTCGTATAAAGTCAGTAGAAACAGGTGCTACTTTACAAGTTATAGATCGATTAGGGGCTACACCTACTAATCCTGTGAATAATTGCATACAGGTGCAGGACTGTAATTTTGATGGGTATCCGGATATTCATATCATGATGTTTCTTCCTGCAGGGCCGAATATCCCTCACAATATCTATTTGTATAATCCGAAAACAAAGTTGTTTGAGTTTGATCTGGCTCTTTCTGAAATTACCAGTCCGGAGTTTGATACAAAAACGAAAACTATTCATAGCTCCTGGAGGGGAAGTTGTTGTGATCATGGACGTGATACCTATCAGTATATCAATGGTAAACTGATCCTGGTTGCTCGTTATCAGGAAGACTGTACACATACAAAAGAAGATGGAACTGAATATTGTTATATCATAGATGGAAAACTGATAAAGGGAAAGTGGATTGAAAAAAAGAAAAAGAAATTACTAAGTGAAGTTTATACTGAAGAAAAGAAATAA
- a CDS encoding ribose-phosphate diphosphokinase, protein MNKIIFSTQAYQYLQKELCHTTGFECGEVEVKNFPDGERYQRILTSVDCREVVLIGGTISDADTLELFDLAYSLVSMGAESLLLMIPYFGYATMERSVKKGEVVTAKTRAFLLSKIPASSMGNRVFLLDLHTEGVPYYFEGKTRPVHLYAKPTIMEACREIAGNDFVLASTDAGRAKWVESLANDMNVNGAFVFKRRISGDETQITSISADVRGKYVIIYDDMIRTGGSLINAARAYKEAGATKIAAVTTHGLFSKDGLEKIKASGLFECVVSTDSHPNAVQLQGDFLRVKSIASLFRQEIEKH, encoded by the coding sequence GTGAATAAGATCATCTTTAGTACTCAGGCATATCAATATTTACAGAAAGAATTATGTCATACCACCGGTTTTGAGTGTGGTGAGGTTGAAGTAAAGAATTTTCCGGATGGAGAACGATATCAACGCATTCTTACCAGTGTGGATTGCCGGGAGGTTGTGCTGATTGGTGGTACTATTTCTGATGCAGATACATTGGAACTTTTTGATTTGGCTTATTCACTGGTATCGATGGGAGCAGAGTCATTATTGCTGATGATCCCCTATTTTGGATATGCTACAATGGAACGGTCTGTTAAAAAAGGTGAGGTAGTAACTGCCAAGACAAGAGCCTTTTTACTATCCAAGATTCCTGCAAGTTCAATGGGGAATCGTGTGTTTCTTCTGGATCTTCATACAGAAGGAGTACCTTACTACTTTGAAGGAAAGACAAGGCCTGTGCATCTGTATGCAAAGCCTACCATAATGGAAGCTTGCCGGGAAATTGCCGGTAATGATTTTGTACTGGCATCTACAGATGCAGGTAGAGCTAAGTGGGTAGAGTCTCTTGCCAATGATATGAATGTGAATGGGGCCTTTGTATTTAAGAGGCGTATTAGTGGAGATGAAACACAAATTACTTCTATCAGTGCAGATGTAAGAGGTAAATATGTAATCATCTATGATGATATGATTCGGACAGGTGGTTCTTTAATCAATGCGGCCAGAGCATACAAAGAAGCAGGAGCTACTAAAATTGCTGCTGTAACCACACATGGCCTTTTTAGTAAAGATGGCTTAGAAAAAATTAAAGCAAGTGGTTTGTTTGAATGTGTTGTAAGTACCGATAGCCATCCCAATGCTGTTCAACTACAGGGAGACTTCCTTCGGGTTAAGTCCATTGCATCCTTATTCAGGCAGGAGATAGAAAAACATTAA
- a CDS encoding nicotinate phosphoribosyltransferase: protein MNKHLQLYGQSLSLLTDLYQLTMAYGYWKSGTAEKEAVFNLFFRKNPFGGGYTVAAGLEQAIDFIENFRFSEEDTAYLRTLTGSDGQPLFEAAFLDYLQELRFTGEVDAIPEGTVVFPQEPLLRVRGPILQCQILETPLLNLINFQSLIATKAARIKQVTKGEPVLEFGLRRAQGMDGGVTASRAAYIGGADATSNVLAGRLFGIPVKGTHAHSWVMSFDSEEEAFETYAEVLPNNCIFLVDTFDTLEGVKKAIETGKKLEAKGYKLGGIRLDSGDLAYFSIEARKLLDAAGFKDAAIVASNDLDENIIQSLKDQGATINVWGVGTKLVTAYDQPALGGVYKLAAMRNDKDDEWEYKIKLSEQTIKISTPGIQQVRRYRNANGFIADMIYNTEGFQKKEEEIMIDPMDYTKRRKLDNATPHEDLLVPVFREGKLVYNLPEIQDVKKRVEDQLSGFHESIRRFVNPHLYPVGLEKGLYDFKTDLILKLRKFNGK from the coding sequence GTGAATAAACATCTGCAATTATATGGTCAGTCGTTAAGTTTACTTACAGACTTATATCAACTTACAATGGCCTATGGATATTGGAAGTCTGGCACAGCTGAAAAAGAAGCCGTATTCAATCTATTTTTTCGTAAAAATCCATTTGGTGGTGGTTATACAGTAGCTGCTGGTTTAGAGCAAGCCATTGATTTTATTGAGAATTTTCGTTTTTCTGAAGAAGATACAGCCTATTTAAGAACACTGACTGGTAGTGATGGACAGCCTTTATTTGAAGCTGCTTTTTTGGACTACTTACAAGAATTACGATTTACAGGTGAAGTAGATGCGATTCCTGAAGGTACAGTAGTATTTCCTCAAGAGCCACTCTTACGTGTACGTGGACCAATTTTGCAATGCCAGATATTGGAAACACCTTTATTGAACCTGATCAATTTTCAATCGCTGATAGCAACCAAGGCTGCTCGTATCAAGCAGGTAACGAAAGGTGAACCCGTACTAGAGTTTGGTTTACGAAGAGCTCAGGGTATGGATGGAGGTGTGACTGCCAGCCGGGCTGCCTATATAGGTGGGGCTGATGCTACTTCCAATGTACTAGCAGGTCGTTTGTTTGGTATTCCTGTAAAAGGTACTCATGCACATAGCTGGGTTATGTCATTTGACTCTGAAGAAGAAGCATTTGAGACCTATGCAGAAGTATTACCCAATAACTGTATTTTCCTGGTAGATACATTTGACACATTAGAGGGAGTTAAGAAAGCCATTGAAACAGGTAAGAAACTAGAAGCAAAAGGTTATAAATTAGGAGGGATACGGCTCGATTCTGGTGATCTTGCTTACTTCAGCATTGAAGCTCGTAAGCTGTTGGATGCTGCAGGATTCAAAGATGCGGCTATTGTTGCCAGCAATGATCTGGATGAAAATATCATTCAGAGTTTGAAAGATCAGGGAGCTACTATTAATGTCTGGGGAGTAGGGACCAAACTGGTAACAGCGTATGACCAGCCAGCCTTAGGGGGAGTGTATAAGCTGGCAGCGATGAGAAATGATAAAGATGATGAATGGGAATATAAAATCAAGTTATCTGAGCAAACCATAAAGATTTCTACTCCCGGTATCCAGCAGGTAAGACGTTATCGGAATGCCAATGGTTTTATAGCGGATATGATTTATAATACAGAAGGGTTCCAGAAGAAAGAGGAAGAAATCATGATTGATCCTATGGATTATACCAAGAGGCGTAAACTGGATAATGCGACTCCTCATGAAGATCTGCTGGTGCCTGTATTCCGTGAAGGAAAACTTGTATATAATCTTCCCGAGATACAGGATGTAAAGAAACGTGTAGAAGATCAACTAAGCGGATTTCATGAAAGTATCAGACGTTTTGTAAACCCTCACTTATATCCTGTAGGATTGGAAAAAGGTTTGTATGATTTCAAAACAGATTTAATTCTAAAATTGCGGAAATTTAACGGAAAGTAA
- a CDS encoding glycosyltransferase family 2 protein translates to MNISFVIPAYNCQDTIIETIESIFDQNFEEGDEILIVDDLSTDSTVHVLKELAIKYPAIRLFFHQVNKGTAAAGRNTAIEQAKHELIFCVDADNVLTSGSVPKLKKYMLDNQADAAAFGEIHFFKDGEDGSKKLVYKTVFKSGVYKLADALSVNYFIGQSGNYLYTKQSWLKAGRYFEPTLINQTLDSWTFTIRQLGVGCKLVKMADTHYLHRRTGSSHWNREIKKGSVSLAALTGIMPFLNQITDEDVDYIFGKETRYTWFDDLEKRPVHLKSGEIGTGALKIVNVNEHVKKYPLWKRIIGAVLREIKA, encoded by the coding sequence ATGAATATCAGCTTTGTTATTCCTGCTTATAACTGTCAGGATACAATCATCGAAACCATTGAATCTATTTTTGATCAGAACTTTGAAGAAGGAGATGAGATTCTTATTGTAGATGATCTTTCTACTGACTCTACTGTACATGTATTAAAAGAACTTGCAATAAAATATCCTGCCATACGATTGTTTTTCCACCAGGTAAATAAAGGCACAGCAGCAGCTGGTCGTAATACTGCTATCGAACAGGCAAAACATGAGTTAATATTTTGTGTAGATGCAGATAATGTTCTTACCTCGGGAAGTGTACCTAAACTTAAAAAGTATATGCTGGATAATCAGGCAGATGCTGCAGCTTTTGGAGAGATCCATTTTTTCAAAGATGGAGAAGATGGAAGTAAAAAGCTGGTATATAAAACCGTATTTAAATCTGGAGTATATAAGTTGGCAGATGCATTAAGTGTGAACTACTTTATTGGACAAAGCGGTAACTATTTATATACAAAACAAAGCTGGCTTAAAGCTGGTCGTTATTTTGAACCCACATTGATCAATCAGACCCTTGATTCCTGGACTTTTACCATACGTCAGTTGGGAGTAGGATGTAAACTGGTAAAAATGGCTGATACCCATTATCTTCATCGTCGTACAGGATCTTCGCATTGGAATCGCGAGATAAAGAAAGGAAGTGTTTCACTAGCTGCACTAACAGGTATTATGCCATTTCTAAATCAGATCACAGATGAAGATGTAGATTATATATTTGGAAAAGAAACTCGTTATACATGGTTTGACGATCTGGAGAAAAGACCTGTTCATTTGAAATCAGGTGAAATAGGAACTGGTGCTTTGAAAATTGTGAATGTGAATGAACATGTAAAAAAATATCCTCTCTGGAAACGTATTATAGGAGCTGTATTACGGGAGATCAAAGCATAA